The proteins below are encoded in one region of Thermosulfurimonas marina:
- a CDS encoding GTP-binding protein: MALIDLKKREIYCKIVYYGPGRSGKTTNLLYIYNALPDKFKGKLLTIETKGERTLFFDLLPLSLGKIKDLDIRLQLYTVPGQAIYKPARKVVLKGADGVVFVADSLRIRREKNKESLQDLKEHLMEWNMDIHEIPLVFQYNKRDLGEMGIPILSIDELQADLNAELQAPYFEAIAPKGVGVFETLKTISKMSVRYIAEKYLKQG, from the coding sequence ATGGCCCTTATAGACCTCAAAAAGCGAGAAATTTACTGTAAGATCGTCTACTATGGTCCGGGAAGGTCCGGGAAGACCACCAACCTTCTCTACATTTATAATGCCCTGCCCGACAAGTTCAAAGGTAAGCTCCTGACCATTGAGACCAAGGGAGAAAGAACGCTTTTCTTTGATCTTTTGCCTCTAAGCCTCGGGAAAATCAAAGACCTAGATATTCGCCTCCAACTTTACACCGTGCCCGGCCAGGCCATCTATAAGCCGGCCCGCAAGGTGGTCCTCAAGGGAGCCGATGGTGTAGTTTTTGTGGCTGATAGTCTCCGTATCCGACGGGAAAAAAACAAAGAAAGCCTCCAAGACCTCAAGGAACACCTTATGGAATGGAATATGGATATTCACGAGATTCCGCTGGTCTTTCAATATAACAAACGGGATCTGGGAGAGATGGGTATCCCTATCCTTTCTATTGACGAGCTTCAAGCAGACCTTAACGCCGAGCTTCAGGCCCCTTACTTCGAGGCTATAGCTCCCAAAGGGGTAGGGGTTTTTGAGACCCTAAAAACCATCAGTAAAATGAGTGTAAGGTACATCGCCGAAAAATACCTCAAACAGGGGTAA
- a CDS encoding roadblock/LC7 domain-containing protein has translation MGALILTPEKVTRLEKLLEDYLISAGVSLALLIDEAGNILVSQGSSREVDTTALAALAAANFGATNQIAKILGEEDFSILYHKGKKDNIHLSKIREDLILVTVFTDEVPLGLVRLKVSQLAKELEKV, from the coding sequence ATGGGCGCTCTAATTTTAACGCCCGAAAAGGTAACCCGCCTAGAAAAACTTTTGGAAGATTATCTTATTTCCGCAGGGGTAAGTCTGGCCCTCCTCATCGATGAGGCAGGAAACATTCTGGTCTCTCAGGGAAGTAGCCGAGAGGTGGATACCACGGCCTTGGCGGCCCTGGCCGCGGCCAACTTTGGGGCCACCAACCAGATTGCCAAAATCTTAGGAGAGGAGGACTTCTCCATCCTTTACCACAAGGGGAAGAAAGACAATATCCATCTAAGTAAGATCCGGGAGGACCTTATCCTGGTGACGGTCTTTACCGACGAGGTCCCCCTGGGCTTGGTGAGGCTTAAGGTAAGCCAGTTGGCCAAGGAGCTGGAGAAGGTCTAA
- a CDS encoding chemotaxis protein CheB — protein MKKVLIIDDSPLICRILEKAIISFPDFLPVGKAANGVEALNLIEKLEPDLCTLDVNMPAMDGLSLLKKLMVRRPMPVLMVSALTKEGSKTAFEALRYGALDFLTKPGGLWEAGGTFEKVLQDKLRRVSAVDLSAIRFITRKSLKKRPLAEARPARSLIVGLGKEGMYTLLLRLLSFVEEVRAPQVWYLDLPEALVEAFAEYLAAECALPVKALVSGEVLREGFLYLTSTDKWLKLEEDHEGRLIVKKSERPRNVSGEEALDAFILEAVTLLGPRVMVIVGSGRLEKGKLGVAEVQAAGGKVIVLHRKICLYPEGPIFFAEGGRYPEVSLETAGQLLSKWPERGERDVSALKGQA, from the coding sequence ATGAAAAAGGTTTTGATCATAGATGATTCTCCTCTTATCTGTCGGATCCTTGAAAAGGCCATTATTTCCTTCCCGGATTTTCTTCCGGTTGGCAAAGCGGCCAACGGGGTGGAGGCCCTGAACCTTATAGAAAAGCTGGAGCCAGACCTTTGTACTTTGGACGTGAATATGCCGGCCATGGACGGTCTTAGTTTGCTCAAGAAGCTCATGGTAAGGAGGCCCATGCCGGTCCTGATGGTAAGTGCCCTTACCAAGGAGGGTTCCAAAACCGCCTTCGAGGCTTTGCGTTACGGAGCTTTAGACTTTCTAACCAAGCCGGGAGGGCTTTGGGAAGCCGGAGGAACCTTTGAAAAGGTGCTCCAGGACAAGCTCCGTCGGGTCTCGGCGGTGGATCTATCGGCCATTCGTTTTATCACCCGGAAAAGCCTTAAGAAGAGGCCCCTGGCCGAGGCTCGTCCCGCTCGAAGTTTAATCGTCGGGCTGGGCAAAGAGGGGATGTACACCCTTCTTCTGCGTCTTTTGAGTTTTGTGGAGGAGGTCCGGGCCCCTCAGGTGTGGTATCTGGATCTCCCTGAGGCTCTGGTGGAGGCCTTTGCCGAATACCTGGCTGCCGAGTGTGCCCTTCCGGTCAAGGCCTTGGTTTCTGGAGAGGTTCTTCGGGAAGGGTTTCTTTATCTTACAAGCACCGATAAATGGTTGAAATTGGAAGAAGATCATGAGGGGCGCTTGATAGTCAAAAAGAGTGAAAGGCCTCGGAATGTTTCGGGAGAAGAGGCTCTGGATGCTTTTATTCTGGAGGCGGTTACCCTTCTGGGCCCCAGAGTAATGGTTATTGTGGGTTCCGGGCGCTTGGAGAAGGGGAAACTAGGGGTAGCGGAGGTGCAGGCTGCGGGAGGGAAAGTGATCGTCCTCCATCGAAAGATATGTCTTTACCCGGAAGGACCTATCTTTTTTGCGGAGGGTGGAAGATATCCCGAGGTCTCTCTGGAGACCGCGGGTCAGCTCCTTTCTAAGTGGCCGGAGAGGGGGGAAAGGGATGTCTCAGCACTTAAAGGGCAGGCTTGA
- a CDS encoding response regulator, with translation MSQHLKGRLETLGVEALLQALGLSGQTGVLRVVGPQGEGQISLYQGRIVEARAPQGEGKEAVFELLSWKEGEMEFSPQPVDPGPSEYTVEALLMEAATYHSEKGREGALSVLLVEDSPLAARTLAEIIETSPDLHLLEVLSNGEEALWAAAEYHPDVILLDLHLPGLSGSKAFKYLMVKSPAPVVLTSSTLGEEALSLLALGAAAFCLKGPGQREHLASLLKEASRVKVERLRRYLWKERPLERASQERPSRLTVILSGLGGMGEVLEYLSHRPFLAEEALIWVLDGCPEALEGLARVLQGRVPWPVHFPRATTILLAGGLYLSRPFPALRRGPVLDPVEASPEALWSADLPLEVEVFSGTRRLELEEVPSFRVKIRDPRTAPAPDLPASFEALESVESFKDARG, from the coding sequence ATGTCTCAGCACTTAAAGGGCAGGCTTGAGACCCTGGGGGTGGAGGCCCTCCTTCAGGCTTTAGGGCTTTCCGGACAAACGGGGGTCCTGCGGGTTGTTGGACCCCAAGGAGAGGGGCAAATCTCTCTTTATCAAGGGCGTATTGTAGAGGCCCGGGCCCCTCAAGGAGAGGGTAAAGAGGCCGTCTTTGAGCTCCTCTCTTGGAAAGAGGGAGAGATGGAATTTTCTCCCCAACCCGTTGATCCTGGACCTTCGGAATATACGGTTGAGGCCCTCCTTATGGAGGCGGCCACCTATCACAGCGAAAAGGGCCGAGAGGGGGCCCTCTCGGTGCTCTTGGTGGAAGATTCGCCGCTTGCGGCCCGGACTCTGGCTGAAATTATCGAGACCTCCCCGGATCTCCACCTCTTAGAAGTGCTTTCCAATGGGGAGGAGGCCCTCTGGGCGGCCGCGGAATATCACCCGGATGTAATTTTACTCGATCTTCACCTTCCGGGCCTTTCGGGCTCTAAGGCCTTCAAATATCTCATGGTCAAGAGCCCGGCCCCGGTGGTTTTGACCAGCTCCACCCTGGGGGAGGAAGCCCTCTCTCTTTTGGCCCTGGGGGCTGCGGCCTTCTGTCTCAAAGGTCCCGGACAAAGGGAACATTTGGCCTCTCTCCTTAAGGAGGCTAGCCGGGTGAAGGTGGAACGCCTTCGGAGATATCTCTGGAAAGAGAGGCCTCTGGAGAGGGCTTCGCAGGAAAGGCCCAGCCGTTTGACCGTGATTCTAAGTGGTCTGGGAGGCATGGGGGAGGTCCTAGAGTATCTTTCCCATCGCCCCTTCTTGGCCGAAGAGGCCCTGATCTGGGTGCTGGATGGCTGTCCTGAGGCCCTGGAGGGGTTGGCCAGGGTGCTTCAGGGACGAGTCCCTTGGCCGGTCCACTTTCCCCGAGCGACCACCATTCTTTTGGCCGGAGGACTTTACCTCTCTCGCCCCTTTCCGGCCCTGCGTCGGGGACCAGTCCTTGACCCGGTAGAGGCTTCTCCAGAGGCCCTCTGGTCGGCAGATCTTCCGCTAGAGGTAGAAGTCTTTTCCGGCACCCGGAGGCTGGAATTGGAGGAGGTTCCTTCTTTCAGGGTAAAAATTCGCGATCCCCGGACGGCCCCCGCCCCCGATCTTCCGGCCTCTTTTGAGGCCCTGGAAAGTGTGGAATCTTTTAAGGACGCTCGAGGATAG
- a CDS encoding chemotaxis protein CheA, giving the protein MSEYLKEYLAEAFQYLNELEKLLLELEKTPEEEAARQEALRAAHNLKGISAYMGYQVIADLAHQIEEKLEKPGEEGREDLFSHLDKIKALLLELEERGELPGEEEIHFESLQKALEELRKEDEDLYRAFMELLEEKLPSIRFFVENPEPSQLPKLKEDLERIRNSARYLNLEDWVEFLEVLEKEAELSVEGKETQLRKYGKILEKFSPQKEIPSEIEEFLGELSSEIEALSQVTESYAPKEGLFEEEEKAEEPSREEPSFPEERPAPPPEPRLEERLPEPLLRVEVERVSRVSSLVDELRMVGYRLQEVLQEAQDYLPRDLRLQMEDALLGFSSVSRSLEEEVRGLKLVPVDILSPRVERLFRDLVKSTGKEAELLFEGHDLRVDRVLLQEIWPVLVHLLRNAFDHGLETPQEREAVGKSRKGRLRVAFESEEGWLKIVVADDGRGIAWEEVESRAREKGLSWERLEEVLFQPGFSTKGEADALSGRGFGLDIVKKKVEALRGFVELVSERGQGTQVILHLPLSAAVNRVLLLRVGQNLWAIPFYALSEVKRVSPALLSQTEGGVIYNHRGESVRVLLLEERLLERPLFYLLLMAGRPLWALAVPQILGQQEASLRPFPESLRAMGPFFGLALLAGGGVAYALDHRSQEALEVFLKRGIKISSSGFHEANN; this is encoded by the coding sequence ATGTCGGAATACCTTAAAGAATATCTGGCTGAGGCCTTCCAATATCTCAACGAACTGGAGAAGCTCCTTTTGGAACTGGAAAAGACTCCAGAGGAAGAGGCCGCTCGGCAGGAGGCCCTGCGGGCCGCCCACAACCTCAAAGGCATTTCGGCCTATATGGGCTATCAAGTGATTGCGGATCTGGCCCATCAGATAGAAGAAAAACTGGAAAAGCCCGGAGAGGAGGGCCGGGAAGATCTTTTCTCTCACTTAGACAAGATCAAGGCCCTTCTTCTGGAGCTTGAGGAAAGGGGAGAGCTTCCGGGAGAAGAGGAAATCCATTTTGAAAGCCTTCAAAAGGCTCTTGAGGAACTTCGGAAGGAAGACGAAGATCTCTACCGGGCCTTTATGGAACTTTTAGAAGAAAAGCTCCCTTCTATCAGATTCTTCGTGGAAAATCCTGAGCCCTCTCAGCTTCCGAAACTCAAGGAGGATCTCGAAAGGATCCGGAACTCGGCCCGCTACCTCAATCTGGAAGATTGGGTGGAGTTTCTGGAGGTCCTGGAAAAAGAGGCCGAACTTTCCGTAGAAGGAAAAGAAACACAGCTTAGAAAATATGGTAAAATATTGGAAAAATTCTCCCCTCAAAAGGAAATTCCTTCAGAAATTGAAGAATTTTTAGGGGAACTCTCTTCAGAGATCGAGGCCCTTTCTCAGGTAACCGAAAGCTATGCCCCTAAGGAGGGCCTTTTCGAGGAGGAAGAAAAGGCGGAGGAGCCCTCGAGGGAGGAACCTTCTTTCCCGGAGGAAAGACCGGCGCCCCCTCCAGAGCCCCGGTTAGAGGAACGTCTTCCGGAACCACTCTTGCGGGTAGAGGTTGAGAGGGTCTCTCGGGTTTCTTCTTTGGTGGATGAGCTGCGCATGGTGGGGTATCGCCTGCAGGAGGTCCTCCAAGAGGCCCAGGATTATCTCCCCCGGGATTTGCGTCTGCAGATGGAAGATGCCCTTTTGGGTTTTTCGTCCGTTTCCCGAAGCCTCGAGGAGGAAGTAAGGGGGCTCAAGCTGGTTCCGGTAGATATTCTTTCCCCTCGGGTGGAAAGACTCTTTCGGGACCTGGTGAAATCTACCGGAAAAGAGGCCGAACTTCTCTTTGAAGGACACGATCTCCGGGTGGATCGGGTGCTTTTGCAGGAAATCTGGCCGGTCCTGGTGCATCTTCTGCGAAACGCCTTTGACCACGGCCTGGAGACGCCGCAAGAAAGGGAGGCCGTGGGAAAATCCCGTAAAGGGCGCCTGCGGGTAGCCTTTGAAAGCGAGGAGGGCTGGCTCAAGATTGTGGTGGCCGATGACGGACGAGGTATAGCCTGGGAAGAAGTAGAAAGCCGGGCCCGGGAGAAGGGCCTTTCTTGGGAGCGTTTGGAAGAAGTCCTCTTTCAGCCCGGATTTTCCACCAAAGGGGAGGCCGACGCCCTTTCCGGACGGGGTTTCGGACTGGACATCGTTAAGAAGAAGGTGGAAGCCCTGCGGGGCTTTGTAGAGTTGGTCTCCGAAAGGGGACAGGGGACGCAGGTAATTCTACATTTACCCCTTTCGGCAGCGGTTAACCGCGTGCTTCTCCTGAGGGTAGGGCAGAATCTCTGGGCTATTCCTTTTTATGCCCTCTCCGAAGTCAAACGCGTCTCTCCAGCCCTTCTTTCCCAAACTGAAGGAGGCGTCATCTACAATCATAGGGGAGAATCCGTAAGGGTTCTTCTTCTAGAGGAGAGGCTCCTTGAGCGTCCCCTTTTTTATCTCCTTCTTATGGCCGGTCGTCCGCTTTGGGCCCTGGCCGTCCCCCAGATTCTGGGGCAACAGGAGGCCTCTCTCCGTCCCTTTCCAGAGAGTCTCCGAGCTATGGGGCCCTTTTTCGGGTTGGCCCTTCTTGCAGGAGGTGGGGTAGCCTATGCTTTAGATCATCGAAGTCAAGAGGCTTTAGAGGTTTTTTTAAAGCGCGGGATTAAGATCTCTTCTTCCGGCTTTCACGAGGCCAATAATTAA
- the dsrA gene encoding dissimilatory-type sulfite reductase subunit alpha: MADIKKHDTPMVDELKSGPWPSFVDDIYSYAEKHQKQACFDLMGQLELSYKHKETHWKHGGIVGVFGYGGGVIGRYSDQQDKFPAIWAFHTIRVNQPASKWYHSSALRKLCDMWDHRGSGMLNTHGSTGDLVLLGTVTEQLEPIFYDLTHQMNMDLGGSGSNLRTPSCCVGKARCEWSCIDTQALTYDLTMTYQDELHRPAFPYKFKFKISGCPNDCVAAIARADLSIIGTWIDDIRIDQEAVRAYVGGELKPNAGAHSDRDWGPFDIQKEVIDLCPTQCMYWDEKEKKLYINNKECNRCMHCINVMPEALRPGTDTGATILMGAKAPILEGAQLSTVIVPFMRLEPPYDNLKELIEKTWDFWMENGKNRERLGELIQRVGLNRFIVDVLGLKPIPQHVREPRSNPYVFWKEEEVEGGWQRDVAEFRKRHPA; this comes from the coding sequence ATGGCCGACATTAAGAAACATGACACACCTATGGTGGATGAATTAAAGAGTGGTCCGTGGCCGAGTTTCGTAGATGACATTTATAGCTATGCGGAGAAGCACCAGAAACAGGCCTGCTTTGACCTGATGGGCCAGCTCGAGCTCTCCTACAAGCACAAGGAGACCCACTGGAAGCACGGCGGTATCGTGGGGGTTTTCGGCTATGGCGGAGGAGTGATCGGACGCTATTCCGACCAGCAGGACAAATTTCCGGCTATCTGGGCCTTTCACACCATTCGTGTGAATCAGCCGGCCTCTAAGTGGTACCATTCCTCGGCCCTGCGCAAGCTTTGCGACATGTGGGATCATCGGGGAAGCGGGATGCTTAACACCCACGGTTCCACGGGGGACCTGGTTCTTCTCGGTACGGTGACCGAGCAACTGGAGCCCATCTTCTACGATCTTACCCATCAGATGAACATGGACCTGGGAGGGTCCGGATCCAACCTGCGGACGCCTTCTTGCTGCGTGGGGAAGGCCCGCTGTGAGTGGAGCTGTATCGATACCCAGGCCCTGACCTACGATCTCACCATGACTTATCAGGACGAGCTGCACCGGCCGGCCTTTCCTTACAAGTTCAAGTTCAAGATCTCCGGTTGTCCCAACGACTGTGTGGCGGCCATCGCCCGGGCCGACCTTTCCATCATCGGGACCTGGATCGACGACATCCGCATTGATCAGGAGGCCGTAAGGGCCTATGTGGGTGGAGAACTTAAGCCCAATGCCGGGGCCCACTCCGATCGCGACTGGGGTCCCTTTGACATTCAGAAGGAGGTCATCGACCTCTGTCCCACCCAGTGCATGTACTGGGACGAGAAGGAAAAGAAGCTTTACATCAATAACAAGGAGTGCAACCGCTGCATGCACTGCATCAACGTAATGCCCGAGGCCCTGCGTCCGGGGACGGATACCGGGGCTACCATTCTTATGGGGGCTAAGGCTCCAATTCTGGAGGGGGCTCAGCTTTCCACAGTGATTGTGCCTTTCATGCGGCTTGAGCCTCCTTACGACAATCTCAAGGAGCTCATCGAGAAGACCTGGGATTTCTGGATGGAAAATGGTAAGAACCGGGAGCGTCTGGGCGAGCTCATCCAGCGGGTGGGGCTCAACCGCTTTATCGTGGATGTCCTGGGGCTTAAGCCCATTCCGCAGCACGTCCGTGAGCCGCGCTCCAACCCTTATGTCTTCTGGAAGGAAGAAGAGGTGGAAGGCGGCTGGCAGCGCGATGTGGCCGAGTTCCGTAAGCGTCACCCGGCCTAA
- the dsrB gene encoding dissimilatory-type sulfite reductase subunit beta, with amino-acid sequence MENRITDIGPPHYAQFFPPVIKKNYGKWKSHEIVQPGVIKYTSETGDVVYAVRVGCARLITTDLVREVCEIADKYCDGYVRWTTRNNIEFHVTDEEKLRALLDDLKGRKFPNGSYKFPVGGTGASVTNIVHTQGWVHCHTPAIDASGVVKAVMDELFDYFGSHKLPAQVRIALACCLNMCGAVHCSDIAILGIHRKPPLVEDDRLEHVCEIPLVVAACPLGAIKPATVEIEGKKKKTVRVNVDRCMFCGNCYTMCPAMPLADGEGDGIAILVGGKISNRISPPKFSKLVIPYIPNEPPRWPTTVKWVKKILETYAQHARKYERLGEWAERIGWERFFELCEIPFTEKSIDDYRLAYDTYRTSLHFKFTSHVEPM; translated from the coding sequence ATGGAAAACCGGATTACGGATATTGGTCCCCCGCACTATGCCCAGTTCTTCCCTCCGGTAATTAAGAAGAACTACGGGAAGTGGAAAAGCCACGAGATTGTCCAGCCCGGGGTTATCAAATACACCAGCGAGACCGGGGATGTGGTCTATGCGGTGCGCGTGGGCTGTGCCCGACTTATCACCACGGATCTGGTGCGGGAGGTCTGCGAGATCGCGGACAAGTACTGTGACGGTTATGTACGCTGGACCACCCGAAACAACATCGAGTTCCACGTAACCGATGAGGAAAAGCTCCGGGCCCTTCTGGACGACCTCAAGGGCCGGAAGTTCCCCAACGGTTCTTATAAGTTCCCGGTGGGTGGCACCGGGGCTTCGGTAACCAACATCGTGCACACCCAGGGTTGGGTGCACTGCCATACTCCGGCCATTGACGCCTCCGGGGTGGTCAAGGCGGTGATGGACGAGCTTTTCGACTACTTCGGAAGCCACAAGCTTCCGGCTCAGGTGCGGATCGCTCTGGCCTGCTGTCTGAACATGTGCGGGGCGGTGCACTGTTCGGACATCGCCATCCTGGGCATTCACCGGAAGCCCCCGCTAGTAGAAGACGATCGTCTGGAGCATGTGTGCGAGATTCCTTTGGTGGTGGCGGCCTGTCCCTTGGGGGCTATTAAGCCCGCCACGGTGGAGATCGAAGGCAAGAAGAAGAAGACGGTGCGGGTCAATGTGGACCGCTGCATGTTCTGCGGGAACTGCTATACTATGTGCCCGGCCATGCCCCTGGCCGATGGTGAGGGCGACGGGATCGCCATCCTGGTGGGCGGAAAGATCTCCAACCGGATCTCCCCGCCCAAGTTCTCCAAGCTGGTGATCCCCTACATCCCCAATGAGCCTCCGCGCTGGCCCACTACCGTGAAGTGGGTCAAGAAGATCCTGGAGACCTATGCGCAGCACGCCCGGAAGTACGAGCGGCTGGGTGAGTGGGCCGAACGGATTGGCTGGGAGCGCTTCTTTGAACTCTGCGAGATTCCCTTCACCGAAAAGAGCATTGACGACTACCGTCTGGCCTACGACACCTATCGCACCTCGCTCCACTTTAAGTTCACCAGCCACGTGGAGCCCATGTAA
- a CDS encoding dissimilatory sulfite reductase D family protein produces MAMDKEELKKKIMEFMEKKSGAKSKIYLKDLQRAIPEASPREIKNAANELVREGKLEYFSTGSTVMFGIPGKGQPVEQKD; encoded by the coding sequence ATGGCTATGGATAAAGAGGAACTCAAAAAGAAGATTATGGAATTTATGGAAAAGAAGTCCGGGGCCAAATCCAAGATTTATCTCAAGGACCTTCAGCGGGCCATTCCTGAGGCCTCTCCCCGGGAGATCAAAAATGCGGCCAACGAGCTGGTAAGAGAAGGAAAGCTGGAGTACTTCTCCACCGGCTCTACGGTAATGTTCGGTATCCCTGGAAAAGGCCAGCCGGTAGAACAGAAGGACTAA
- a CDS encoding aminoglycoside phosphotransferase family protein, whose amino-acid sequence MNLEALRERLRSWWGLVVQRIEPLPGDGSARTFLRLHLQDRESLILILPQPGDFGLREARSYFLLGRFLWSHGIPVPEILAYQEPEGVLLVEDLGKVRLWEHPERNHFYPQALEILVALQELAPWFPKEAILETPFYDARLIWEREILYFETWYLQRYRGRRWLPEERARWQAFLNEALFHFTDTVVLHRDFQSRNLMIKGGRLYLIDFQAARLGPPSYDLASLLYDPYVEDLPRKRLLEIYLRLSGRDRETLFSEMHYTRVFRLLQALGAFVKLSCSGKPGFKEYIPRAEKRLWKVLSEDLKETLP is encoded by the coding sequence ATGAATTTAGAAGCCCTTCGGGAAAGGCTCCGTTCCTGGTGGGGGCTTGTCGTCCAGAGGATCGAGCCTCTGCCCGGGGACGGCTCCGCGAGGACCTTTTTGCGCCTCCATCTTCAAGACCGCGAAAGCCTCATCCTCATCCTTCCTCAGCCTGGAGACTTTGGCCTCCGCGAGGCCCGGAGCTATTTTCTTCTAGGGCGCTTCCTCTGGAGCCACGGAATCCCGGTCCCGGAAATTTTGGCCTATCAAGAGCCAGAAGGGGTCCTCCTGGTGGAAGACCTGGGAAAGGTGCGCCTCTGGGAACACCCGGAAAGAAACCACTTTTATCCGCAGGCCCTAGAGATCCTGGTTGCTTTGCAGGAGCTGGCCCCTTGGTTCCCCAAGGAGGCGATCCTCGAAACCCCCTTTTACGATGCCCGACTTATTTGGGAAAGAGAGATCCTCTACTTTGAGACCTGGTATCTTCAGAGATATCGAGGCCGCAGGTGGCTTCCGGAAGAGAGGGCCCGCTGGCAAGCCTTCCTTAATGAGGCCCTTTTTCATTTCACCGATACCGTGGTTCTTCACCGGGACTTTCAGTCCCGCAACCTTATGATCAAAGGGGGACGGCTTTATCTAATCGACTTTCAGGCTGCCCGCCTCGGCCCTCCTTCCTACGATCTGGCCTCTCTCCTTTACGACCCTTATGTAGAAGACCTTCCCCGGAAAAGGCTTCTCGAGATATATCTCCGACTAAGCGGCCGCGACCGAGAGACCCTTTTTTCGGAAATGCACTACACGCGCGTCTTTCGACTCCTGCAGGCCTTGGGAGCCTTTGTAAAACTCAGCTGCTCCGGGAAACCGGGCTTTAAAGAATATATTCCTCGGGCGGAAAAAAGGCTCTGGAAAGTCCTCTCCGAGGACCTGAAAGAAACCCTCCCTTAG
- a CDS encoding nucleotidyltransferase family protein, whose translation MRAFVLCAGRGERLRPLTDHLPKPLLHLKGRPFLEITLARLLEEGFTTVGLNTWHLRNEILAFAEGFSATHPEITLEVFEEPELLGTCGALRYAAAFFTEPTLVINGDILTNFPLRVVYEAFLRRGGPCLMFCHRRPGLNRIRIQEERVVGFGEDHPEGFAYTGIQVVSPEWVAALPEERDLVPAYQKLIQKGLLPQALVATGFYWRDLGTPESFRELLSEIRKGKHPFL comes from the coding sequence ATGCGGGCCTTTGTGCTCTGTGCCGGACGTGGCGAGCGCCTGCGCCCCCTTACGGATCACCTTCCCAAACCCCTCTTGCACCTGAAAGGCCGTCCTTTTCTGGAGATCACCCTAGCGCGCCTCCTTGAGGAAGGGTTCACTACTGTAGGACTCAATACCTGGCATCTCCGAAACGAAATCCTAGCCTTTGCCGAGGGATTTTCGGCCACTCATCCGGAAATCACCCTGGAAGTCTTTGAGGAACCTGAACTCTTGGGGACCTGCGGGGCCCTGCGCTATGCCGCCGCCTTTTTTACCGAACCCACTTTAGTTATAAACGGCGACATCCTCACCAACTTTCCCCTGCGGGTGGTCTACGAGGCCTTCTTGCGCCGCGGGGGCCCTTGCCTTATGTTCTGTCACCGCCGGCCAGGGTTGAACCGGATAAGAATCCAGGAGGAAAGGGTGGTAGGTTTTGGAGAGGATCACCCGGAGGGTTTTGCCTATACCGGCATCCAGGTGGTCTCCCCAGAATGGGTTGCTGCGCTCCCGGAAGAAAGGGACTTAGTGCCGGCCTACCAAAAACTCATCCAGAAAGGGCTTCTCCCTCAGGCGCTAGTGGCCACAGGTTTTTACTGGCGAGACCTCGGTACCCCGGAAAGTTTCCGGGAATTGCTCTCGGAGATCCGGAAAGGAAAACACCCCTTCCTATGA
- a CDS encoding twin-arginine translocase TatA/TatE family subunit — translation MFGLGTQELLIILFIAFLLFGAKRLPEIGAGLGKGIRSFKQALHEADVKETVEKLETPQEETRAQSA, via the coding sequence ATGTTTGGACTCGGCACGCAGGAACTCCTAATCATTCTTTTCATCGCCTTTCTTCTCTTCGGGGCTAAGCGCCTTCCCGAGATCGGGGCCGGCCTAGGCAAGGGCATTCGTTCCTTCAAGCAGGCCTTGCATGAGGCCGATGTAAAGGAAACCGTAGAAAAACTGGAAACCCCTCAAGAGGAGACTCGGGCGCAGAGCGCCTGA
- the tatC gene encoding twin-arginine translocase subunit TatC, with protein MIQKSPEEDQNLPLTAHLVELRERLLKSLVAWMAASALSYWKLEPLLRFLLKPLRAALPPEGKIMFIAYQEAFFTYLKIALVFGALWASPYILYQAWAFVAPGLYPHEKRFARPLILASCVAFLGGAAFAYFLVFPRAFPFLARFGGELLEFKPVFRDYVSFALRMLVVFGLCFEVPVALAVAGKLGVVKARTLSRARPYAIVGAFVVAAILTPTPDVVNQLFLALPLVFLYEASILVVWLLEPRA; from the coding sequence GTGATCCAGAAGAGCCCGGAAGAAGACCAGAACCTTCCCTTAACCGCCCATCTGGTTGAACTCCGGGAGAGGCTTCTAAAGAGCCTGGTGGCCTGGATGGCGGCCTCGGCCCTTTCCTATTGGAAGCTTGAACCTCTTTTGCGCTTTCTTCTTAAGCCCCTCCGGGCCGCTCTTCCTCCCGAAGGCAAGATCATGTTCATCGCTTATCAGGAGGCCTTTTTTACCTATCTCAAGATCGCGCTGGTCTTCGGGGCCCTCTGGGCCAGCCCTTATATCCTCTATCAGGCTTGGGCCTTCGTGGCCCCAGGGCTTTACCCCCACGAAAAACGCTTCGCCCGCCCCTTGATCCTGGCCTCCTGTGTGGCCTTTCTGGGAGGGGCCGCCTTTGCCTATTTTCTGGTCTTTCCCCGGGCCTTTCCCTTCCTGGCCCGTTTCGGGGGGGAGCTCCTGGAGTTTAAACCGGTGTTCCGGGACTATGTAAGTTTTGCTTTGAGGATGCTCGTGGTCTTCGGGCTCTGTTTTGAAGTCCCGGTGGCCCTAGCCGTGGCCGGAAAACTCGGGGTGGTAAAGGCCCGGACCCTATCTCGGGCCAGACCCTACGCCATCGTAGGGGCCTTTGTGGTGGCCGCCATCCTTACCCCCACCCCGGATGTGGTCAACCAGCTCTTCCTGGCCCTGCCCCTGGTCTTCCTTTACGAGGCCAGCATCCTTGTGGTATGGTTATTGGAGCCCAGAGCGTAA